In the genome of Anabaena cylindrica PCC 7122, the window AATTTTTGTTACCCGTATTTATTAATCAACTCAATATGAAATTACTAAATCTAGAAGATTCATACCAACTTTCACCTCTACAGGAAGGAATGTTGTTTAATAGCCTAATTGCTCAACAGTCTGGAGTTGATATTGAGCAGGTTATTTGTTTAGTGCCAGAAAAAATTGATGTGAAAATATTTCAACAAGCATGGATTAAAGTTGTAGAAAGACACGCAGCTTTAAGAAGTAGCTTTGATTGGTCAAACGAAAATGAAGCACTACAACTAGTACATAAACAAGTAATTCTTTCTCTGGAAGAACAAAATTGGAGTAGCTTATCTGACACAGAACAAAAGCAGAAATTACGAACTTATCTTCAAAGCGATCGCACACTAGGTTTTCAGCTACATACACCACCATTAATGCGTTTAGCATTATTTCAGGTAAGTGAATCTGCGTACCAATTTGTTTGGACTTTTCACCATGCTTTGTTAGACGGTCGGTCTTTACTCATCATTTTCAAAGAAGTTCTTACCTTTTATCAGGCTTTTTCTCAAAGAGAGGATTTAGAAATCCTACAACCCCATCCTTATAAAAATCATATTCAATGGTTACAGCAACAAGACTGGTCAAAAAATGCAAGTTTTTGGCAGCAATTACTTAAAGATTTTACCGCACCAACTCCTTTGTTATTAGACCAAAATCCCCATAATAAAAGCGGTTTTGGAGAGCAAAAAATTAGATTATCAGCAAAAAATACTCAGATATTAGAAGATTTAGCACAACAAAATCAACTCACTCTCAATACCTTAATACAGGCAGCTTGGGCTATATTATTGAGTCGTTATAGCGGTGAAAATGACGTTGTTTTTGGTGCAACTAGAGCTTGCCGTTATTCATCTGTCCCTGGTTCAGAATCAATGGTAGGACAATTAACCAATACCCTACCAGTCCGGGTAAAAATAACAGGAGAAACACCTATACTTCCTTGGTTAAAAGAATTGCGATCGCAGTGGGTAACTTTGCGAGAATACGAACATACACCCCTAGTAAAAATTCAGAGTTGGAGTAATGTTCCTGGTGGAAGTTCATTATTTAATAGTCTTGTCGTCTTTGAAAATTACGAATTAAATCAGGCTTTGCATTCTCATGATGAAAGATGGCAAAACTTGGAAGTGCAGCTAGAAGAACAAACAAATTTTCCGCTGACATTAGTTGGTTATGCGGGAACAGAACTTTTACTAAAAATAAAATATGACCAACGCAGTTTTAACGATGATAAAATTCTGCGAATGCTGGGACATCTGCAAACCTTATTATCCAGCATAGCCACAAATCCCCACCAAAATCTAGGAGAATTACCCCTATTAACAACAGATGAACAACATCAAATGTTAATAGAATGGAATCACACAGCAGCAGATTTTAATCAACAAATTTGTATTCATCAACTATTTGAATCACAGGTAGAAAAAACACCTACATCTGTTGCTGTTGTCTTCGGAAATGAGCAATTAACCTACCAAGAACTTAATTTTCAAGCAAATCAATTAGCACATCAACTCAAAGAACTAGGAGTCAAACCAGGAGTCTTGGTTGCCGTTTACCTAGAACGTTCCTTAGAGATAATTTCCGCAGTTTTGGGAATTTTAAAAGCTGGCGGTGCTTATGTACCCTTAGAACCCAGTTTTCCCCAAGAACGTATTCAATTACTCCTGTCTTCACTGCAAATTAATTGTCTAGTTACCCAAACTAAGTTATTACCTAAAATTCAGGAACTAGAAACACAGCTTCCCGCACTACAACACTTAATTTGTTTAGATAAATGTGCCGCTAAACAATCGGGAAATCAGCAAATATGGAATCGTTCCTATCTAGATCAATTACCTCAAAAAAACTTAAACACCTCTGTTAGTTCTGATGATATTGCCTACATAATTTTTACATCAGGCTCTACAGGAACACCAAAAGGTGTAGTTGTTCGTCATCAACCTGTGATCAATCTCATTTCCTGGGTTAACAAAACATTTAATGTTAATTCCTCTGACCGAATTTTATTTATCACATCTTTGTGTTTTGATCTATCAGTTTATGACATATTCGGACTTTTAGCCGTAGGTGGTTCTATTCGGGTTGTGTCTAATCAAGATGTTAGAGATCCAGAAGCTTTATTAAACATTATTTGCCATGAACCAATTACTTTTTGGGACTCAGCACCCCCAGCATTACAACAGTTAGCTTCCTTGTTCCCCACAGTTAAATCTAGTAATTGTCATCCCTTGTTGCGGTTGGTATTTATGAGTGGTGATTGGATACCAGTCACATTACCAGACTTACTAAAAACTACATTTCCAGAAGTGGAAGTAATTAGTTTAGGAGGAGCAACCGAAGCCACAGTTTGGTCTAATTATTATCCCATTGGCAAAGTAGAAGCACATTGGAAGAGTATTCCCTATGGTAAACCTATCCAAAATGCACAATATTATATTCTGGATTCTTACCTTAATCCTTGTCCCATTGGTGTAGCGGGGGATTTGTATATTGGTGGAGTTTGTTTAGCTTCTGGTTATTTAAATCAACCGGAACTGACAGCACAAAAATTTATTCCTAATCCCTTTAGTAAAAATCCCGAATCACGACTTTATAAAACTGGAGATTTAGCTCGCTATTTCCCAGATGGTAATATTGAATTCTTGGGACGAATTGACCATCAAGTAAAAATTCGTGGTTTCCGCATTGAGTTGGGAGAAATTGAAGGTGTACTCGCACAACACCCCGGAGTAGAAGAAACAGTAGTTATCGCTAGGGAAGACGAACCAGGATGTAAGCGACTGGTGGCTTATATGGTGCTAAATCAACAATATGCACCCAAAAATATGAATGAATTACGGCAGTTTCTACAAAAGAAATTACCAGAGTATATGATTCCTTGTACCTTGATACCCATTAACTATATTCCATTAACAGCTAATGGTAAGATAAACCGTTCGGCTTTACCCATACCTGACCAAACACGACCCAATTTAGAAAAAGCCTTTATTCCTCCTAGCAACACAATAGAATTACAATTAACTGAGATTTGGAAACAGGTATTAGGTATTAACTCAATTGGAGTTAAAGATAACTTCTTTGAATTGGGGGGACATTCCCTATTGGCTGTGAAATTGTTCACCCAAATCGAACATAAACTTAGTAAAAAACTGCCTCTCGCTACCTTATTCCATTCACCAACAATAGAAGAGTTAGCGAACATTCTCAGTCAAGAAAACGATCCCGTTTCTTGGTCGTCTCTAGTACCTATTCAGCCGATTAAGAATAGTAAACGTCCTTTATTCCTGGTTCATGCTCTTGGTGGAAATATCATTGGCTACCAAAGCCTAGTTCGTTACTTAGGTTCAGAACAACCGATTTATGGACTACAAGCACAAGGACTAGATGGTAAACAACCTCCTCACACCAGGGTTGAAGACATGGCTGCTCATTACATTCAAGAAATTCGCACCGTCCAACCTCATGGACCCTATCTATTAGCTGGTTTCTCTAGTGGTGGTATAGTTGCTTTTGAGATGGGTCAGCAATTAATAGCCCAAGGTGAGCAGGTGGCTCTATTAGCAATGTTTGATACCTATAACCCCAGGCTGTATATTGAGAATCCCTCCTTCATTCATACCATGTATGCTTATGGGCGTACCTTGTTAGAGCTATCGCCACAAGCTAAACGCTACTATTTTCTAGCGAAGATGGACTGGTTGCGGTTACTTTTTACAGGGAATCCTCATAGCAAGTATGACCTCTGGAATAATCACACTTTATCAGAAGATAGCAACCCTTACAACATGGAGTTTATAGAAACTATAAAACGGGTAACAATGAAAGATTATGTTCCGCAGACTTATCCTGGCCGAGTAACTTTATTTACTACTAAGGAAGTGTTGAGATGGTGTCGCAATGAAACCGATAGAGGTTGGAAACATCTGGCTCAGGATGGTTTAGATATCTATCATGTACCAGGTACACATTTAGGTATGTTAGATGAACCCAACGTGCAGATTTTAGCAGAAAAATTGCAGGTTTGCTTAGAGCAAGCACAGGAAAATTACTGGGAAGAAAATGCGATTATCCTATCAAATCGGCTGATTAAAACCCATAGTGCTGGTAAGTTGGTAAATCGGTAAAATCCTTGATAAATTAAGGGGATCAGATTTTTAGCCGTTGTCTGTATTGCTCAAAATTTTCTTGTATGGGCGGATTGCACGCCCATATTGTATAATTAACAACTAGCGAACAAAAATAACAACATAGACAAATAAATAACCCAAAATGAGCAAACAGGAAATCGATCCTTTCAAACAAAGCCAAGGTGCAAAAAAATCTGCTATTTTACCCTTAAGCTTGTATCTGTTAGCATTGCTCATTTCCTCCTTCACAGCCAAAAAAGCTATAGCCCAAATTGTTCCTGACAATACCCTCCCAGTTAACTCTCAGGTACAATCAGGATGCAGTATTTGTGAAATCAATGGCGGAACAATCAGAGGTGTAAATTTATTTCACAGCTTTAAAGAATTTTCTGTACCTACAGGTGGTGAAGCCTTATTTAATAATAGTTCGGCAATACAAAACATCCTTACCAGGGTAACAGGTAACACCATCTCCCATATTGATGGAATGATTCGTACTCATGGTAATGCAAACCTGTTTTTCATCAATCCTAACGGGATTATATTTGGTGAAAATGCCAATTTAAACATTGGTGGTTCTTTGATAGCGAGTACAGCGAACAGCATCAAATTTGTAGATGGTACGCAGTTTAGTCGTCAAGTTTCTCAAAGCACACCATTATTGACTATCAGTATGCCTATAGGATTGCAATTTGCAGCGCATCCCCGTTTAATTCAGGTAAATAGTAAAGCTACTGGATTGCAGATACAAGCAAATCAAACCTTAGCTTTAGTAGGCGGAGATATCAGCTTAGATGCTGCAACACTAAAGACAAATGGAGGAAGATTAGAATTAGGTAGTGTTGCTGGAGAAGGTTTAGTTAAACTCACCTCCACCAACCAAGGATTTTCCTTCAATTATGAAGGCATACAAAAATTTGGCAACATTCAACTAACTGCTGAAGCTAATGTTGATACCAGTGGCATCGGTGGGGGAGAGATGCAAATACAAACTGGTAATCTGCAAATGAGTGAAGGATCGCGCATCGCATCTTTAACCTTGGGATCATTACCAGGAGGTAATATAACCATTAACGCCACTGATACCATAGAAATAATTGGTACTGGTGAATTTGAGAAAAAAGCAGCAAACATTCTCGATCCCAGCGCTGATGTTTCAGAAGGACGGGATGGTTTTTTTATCCTTAGCACTGGTTCTGGAAGTACCGGAAATTTTGAAATTAATACAAATAAATTGATACTTAAGGATGGAGCTATTTTATTAGTTTCTGTTGTTAATCAGGGTAATGGTGGTAATCTCAACATTAACGCCTCTGAGTCAGTAGAAGTAATTGAATCTTTATTAGCAACAGGAAATAGACTCCAAAGTAGTGGAGACGCTGGTAACATCAATATTAAAACAAAAAATTTGCTCCTTCAAAATCGAGGATCTATTGCTAGTAGTTCTTTGGCTACAGGTAAAGCAGGTAATATTAACATTAATGCTTCTGAATCAATTCAATTAACGCCAAGTGAATCTTTTTACCAAGTATTTGATGATATAAATGTTAATACAAATATCAACTCTTCTACCGTGGGCATTGCTGATTCTGGAAATATAGAAATTAGCACTAAGCAATTAATTTTAAGAAAAAATACTGCTATATCGGCTGCCACTTTTGGCTCTGGAAATGGTGGTAATTTAACAATTAATGCCTCTGATATTCACTTAATTGGTAAAGGATCTGAAAGCTTTATTAATGCTTTAGGTACTGCATCAGAAATTGGGGCAACGGGTAACGGAGGTAATTTAAATATTAATGCTAACACTTTGCAAATGCAGGATGGCAAAATTAGCGCTGGTGCTGTTGGTGTCGGAAATGGAGGAAACTTGCTTATTAATGTTAATAAAGTGCAAATTCAGGAGGGGGCAGAAATCAGCGTTTCCACTGTTAATGCAGGTAAAGCCGGAACCTTAACAGTCAATGCTGCTGATATCCAACTAGTTGGTACTGATATTAATGGGTTATCCAGTGGTTTTTTTGCCAGTTCTGGGTTAAGTGCAACAGGGGCAGCAGGAGATATAAAAGTTAATACTAATAATTTGCAAATTCTCGATAGGGCTACAATCACTGTAGAGGCTTTAGGCTCAGGAAATGCAGGCAATCTTAGCTTGAAGGCTAACTCGATTTTGATGGATCAATTTAGTACTATTAGTGGCAACAGTCTCATTAATAGTACTGCTACTAATCAAGAACAAGCTAATCTTAATTTACATTCTCAAAATTTGATTATGCGTAATGGAAGCAAAATCACTACTAATGCGACTGGCAACAATGTTATTGGTGGCAATATCACTATTGTGACTGATGTTTTAGCAGCAGCAGAAAATAGTGACATTAGTGCCAATTCGACTGATTTTCGTGGTGGTAAGGTGATAATTACTGCCCAAGGTATCTTCGGGACACAGTTTCGAGATCAACTAACTCCAAAAAGTGATATTACTGCCACTGGGGCAAGTCCAGAGTTTAGTGGTATAGTCCAGATCAATCAGTTATCTACCGATCCCAGCCAAGGTTTAATAGATCTCTCCACTAGTGTGGTTGATACTGATAATCAGGTTTCTCAAGAATGTGCAGCTGGTAGCAAATTTACCAGTCGAGAAAATAAATTTACTATTATTGGCCGTGGTGGATTACCATCTAGTCCTGATGATTTATTTACGGGGACAAGAGCATTAGTAGATTTGGTAGAGTTAGTGCCTAGTCAACAGAATGGCCCAGATATTCAACCTGTAGGAGTTAGTGACCGTATATCAACAGAGATTGTAGAAGCGCAAGGATGGGTTGTTGATGCCAAAGGTCAAGTTAGCTTAATTGCTCAATCAGCAAATGTTCTACCCCACGGTCTTATTATATCTAAGACTTCTTGTTTTGCACCTTAACTGTTAATTAACCCTCAGTATTTGACCACTTCTTGTCAGACGTGGGGCTTCTGTCAGTTCAAGCTAAAATAAGACTAGAGACAAAATTTGAAATTACTGAGTAATAGCACTCAGTTAAATAGAAGCAAAATGGGATTTTTTGATTCTGAGATAGTTCAACATGAAGCCAAGCAGCTTTTTGAAGATTATCAATCGCTGATTAAGCTTGGCAACGACTACGGCAAATTTGACCGCGAGGGTAAAAAGCTGTTTATTGAGCAAATGGAAGCAATGATGGATCGATATCGCATCTTTATGAAGCGTTTTGAGCTATCAGAAGACTTCATGGCGCAAATGACCATAGAGCAACTAAAAACTCAGCTAGGTCAGTTTGGCGTTACCCCGCAACAAATGTTTGAGCAAATGAACGTCACCCTCAACAGGATGAAAGCCGAACTGGAAAAAACTCCTTGAAGGGAGACAGGAAACTGGGGACAGGGGAGAATAGCCTTCTGCTCCCTGCTCCCTGTTCCCTAATTTGATTTAGGACGAGAAAACTGAGAAGGTGACTTGAATTTCTCTACAGGTACATCCTTAAGAGCTTTAATCATAAAATCACGCCAGATAGGAGCAACCATACCACCACCGGTCGCACCGCTAGATAATTGGCGGTTATCGTCTCTCCCGATCCAGACAGCAGTTGTGAGTTGTGGTACAGTACCCACAAACCAAATATCTTTTTCTGAAGAAGTTGTCCCCGTCTTGCCTGCAACTGGCCTATCTATAGCAGCACCTTTACCTGTACCACTTGTAACAACAGATTGCATGACATCAATAATCGCTGCTGATGCCCAGGGATCAAGGACTCGCTGCGGTTTAGGTGTGTTGTCAAGTAACACATTTCCACTGCTATCTGTTACCCGTACAATCACTGTTGGTGGTGACTGCCAGCCATAATTAGCAAAGGTAGCATAGGCACTAGCCATTTCTAGAGGAGTAACACCGATCGCACCCAAAGGTAAAGAAGTAACAGGTTCCATCGGACTCATAATGCCCAAGGTGCGGCAAATTTCAATCACTCTATTCATCCCTACGGTTTTACCAAGCTTAATCACAGGGATATTCCGAGACTGAGCTAACGCAGTCCGAATTGACATTGCACCGCTAAAGCCGCCATCATAGTTTCTCGGAAAGTACCAACCATTACCATCTCGGTAACTAACTGGAGAATCTACCACTGTACTATCTGGAGTATATTTACCCGTGGCAAAGGCAGCATAGTAAACAAAGGGTTTAAAAGCTGAACCAGGCTGACGTTGAGCTTGGGTGGCGCGGTTGAACTCACTGGCTTTAGAATCTACACCACCCACTAGGGCTTTAACAAAATGAGTCCGGGGGTCAACTGCCACAAGGGCAATTTGATTTTTGTATAAACCTTGTCCCAGTAGAGTTTTATGCCACTTGGCGACTGTTCCTTCTGCCATTTCTTGAAATTTAGCATCGACAGTCGTCTGCACCCGCATTCCGCCTTTTAGCAATGCGTCACGCCCGAACTTTTTCGCTAATTCTTGGGCTACGGCATTGGTTATGTAAGGTGAAGCACTACCTTGAAATGACCTGATTCTACCGAGTTTAATTTCTTGCTTGAGAGCATCGTCATATTCTTTCTGGGTAATCCAAGTCAATTCCAACATCCGCCCCAGGACTTCTTTTTGCTTCAGTTTTGCCAGCTTCATACTAGCGAAAGGGCTGAATTCCTCAGGGGCTTGGATTAAACCAGCCATCATTGCTGACTCACCCAAAGTTAAAAATTCTGCTGATTTGTTAAAATAACTCCGTGCTGCTGTTTGTACGCCGTAATTGTTATGACCCCAATAAACTTGATTGAGGTACATTTCTAAAATTTGGTCTTTGTTGAGAATTTGTTCTAACCGAATTGCTAGTACAGCTTCTGCTAATTTGCGAGTAAAAGCACGTTTTTGAGACAAAAACAGGTTTTTGACTAACTGCATGGTGATGGTAGAACCACCTTCTTTGACACCACCTGCTACTAAGTTGACGACTACAGCCCGGCCAACACCAGTAGGGTTAATACCGTGGTGTGTGTAAAAGTGACTATCTTCACTGGCTAATACTGCCCGTTTCAGATTTGGGGAAATTCTATCTAAGGGTACGACTTCCCGGTTAGCTTCACCATGAAATCTTGTTAAAAGTTTACCTTTAATGTCATATATGTATGTAGTTTCTGAAGGAGAAAAGTTACGTAATTGTCTCACGTCTGGCAAATTGCGGAAACTAGTGGCTAGTCCAACCAGTCCCCCGGCTACAATAGAGCTTGTTAACAGCGTGATAGATAGCAGAGTAGCGCCGGTTACTTGACCTACTCCTTTAAAAAACTCAAATCCAGATGAAGCCTGCTCTTGTGGCTGTTTGTCTTCAAAAGTCCTAGACGACACGGCGTTCTCACTTCCTCACTAGTAAATATAAATGTAATTGATGGAATGGAAAAAGTCGGTTAATTTTTTGCAATTATAGTAGTCTGGCAGAGCAAAAAACAGATAATTTGCCAGTGAACATAACTAACCTAATTTCTAAAGTACAAAGTGTAGTTAATAGCGAATTTCATATTATGACGCAAAATTTCTCTTGGTTACATCGTGGTGTGGCAGATA includes:
- a CDS encoding non-ribosomal peptide synthetase, with the protein product MKLLNLEDSYQLSPLQEGMLFNSLIAQQSGVDIEQVICLVPEKIDVKIFQQAWIKVVERHAALRSSFDWSNENEALQLVHKQVILSLEEQNWSSLSDTEQKQKLRTYLQSDRTLGFQLHTPPLMRLALFQVSESAYQFVWTFHHALLDGRSLLIIFKEVLTFYQAFSQREDLEILQPHPYKNHIQWLQQQDWSKNASFWQQLLKDFTAPTPLLLDQNPHNKSGFGEQKIRLSAKNTQILEDLAQQNQLTLNTLIQAAWAILLSRYSGENDVVFGATRACRYSSVPGSESMVGQLTNTLPVRVKITGETPILPWLKELRSQWVTLREYEHTPLVKIQSWSNVPGGSSLFNSLVVFENYELNQALHSHDERWQNLEVQLEEQTNFPLTLVGYAGTELLLKIKYDQRSFNDDKILRMLGHLQTLLSSIATNPHQNLGELPLLTTDEQHQMLIEWNHTAADFNQQICIHQLFESQVEKTPTSVAVVFGNEQLTYQELNFQANQLAHQLKELGVKPGVLVAVYLERSLEIISAVLGILKAGGAYVPLEPSFPQERIQLLLSSLQINCLVTQTKLLPKIQELETQLPALQHLICLDKCAAKQSGNQQIWNRSYLDQLPQKNLNTSVSSDDIAYIIFTSGSTGTPKGVVVRHQPVINLISWVNKTFNVNSSDRILFITSLCFDLSVYDIFGLLAVGGSIRVVSNQDVRDPEALLNIICHEPITFWDSAPPALQQLASLFPTVKSSNCHPLLRLVFMSGDWIPVTLPDLLKTTFPEVEVISLGGATEATVWSNYYPIGKVEAHWKSIPYGKPIQNAQYYILDSYLNPCPIGVAGDLYIGGVCLASGYLNQPELTAQKFIPNPFSKNPESRLYKTGDLARYFPDGNIEFLGRIDHQVKIRGFRIELGEIEGVLAQHPGVEETVVIAREDEPGCKRLVAYMVLNQQYAPKNMNELRQFLQKKLPEYMIPCTLIPINYIPLTANGKINRSALPIPDQTRPNLEKAFIPPSNTIELQLTEIWKQVLGINSIGVKDNFFELGGHSLLAVKLFTQIEHKLSKKLPLATLFHSPTIEELANILSQENDPVSWSSLVPIQPIKNSKRPLFLVHALGGNIIGYQSLVRYLGSEQPIYGLQAQGLDGKQPPHTRVEDMAAHYIQEIRTVQPHGPYLLAGFSSGGIVAFEMGQQLIAQGEQVALLAMFDTYNPRLYIENPSFIHTMYAYGRTLLELSPQAKRYYFLAKMDWLRLLFTGNPHSKYDLWNNHTLSEDSNPYNMEFIETIKRVTMKDYVPQTYPGRVTLFTTKEVLRWCRNETDRGWKHLAQDGLDIYHVPGTHLGMLDEPNVQILAEKLQVCLEQAQENYWEENAIILSNRLIKTHSAGKLVNR
- a CDS encoding filamentous hemagglutinin N-terminal domain-containing protein, giving the protein MSKQEIDPFKQSQGAKKSAILPLSLYLLALLISSFTAKKAIAQIVPDNTLPVNSQVQSGCSICEINGGTIRGVNLFHSFKEFSVPTGGEALFNNSSAIQNILTRVTGNTISHIDGMIRTHGNANLFFINPNGIIFGENANLNIGGSLIASTANSIKFVDGTQFSRQVSQSTPLLTISMPIGLQFAAHPRLIQVNSKATGLQIQANQTLALVGGDISLDAATLKTNGGRLELGSVAGEGLVKLTSTNQGFSFNYEGIQKFGNIQLTAEANVDTSGIGGGEMQIQTGNLQMSEGSRIASLTLGSLPGGNITINATDTIEIIGTGEFEKKAANILDPSADVSEGRDGFFILSTGSGSTGNFEINTNKLILKDGAILLVSVVNQGNGGNLNINASESVEVIESLLATGNRLQSSGDAGNINIKTKNLLLQNRGSIASSSLATGKAGNININASESIQLTPSESFYQVFDDINVNTNINSSTVGIADSGNIEISTKQLILRKNTAISAATFGSGNGGNLTINASDIHLIGKGSESFINALGTASEIGATGNGGNLNINANTLQMQDGKISAGAVGVGNGGNLLINVNKVQIQEGAEISVSTVNAGKAGTLTVNAADIQLVGTDINGLSSGFFASSGLSATGAAGDIKVNTNNLQILDRATITVEALGSGNAGNLSLKANSILMDQFSTISGNSLINSTATNQEQANLNLHSQNLIMRNGSKITTNATGNNVIGGNITIVTDVLAAAENSDISANSTDFRGGKVIITAQGIFGTQFRDQLTPKSDITATGASPEFSGIVQINQLSTDPSQGLIDLSTSVVDTDNQVSQECAAGSKFTSRENKFTIIGRGGLPSSPDDLFTGTRALVDLVELVPSQQNGPDIQPVGVSDRISTEIVEAQGWVVDAKGQVSLIAQSANVLPHGLIISKTSCFAP
- a CDS encoding DUF1825 family protein, encoding MGFFDSEIVQHEAKQLFEDYQSLIKLGNDYGKFDREGKKLFIEQMEAMMDRYRIFMKRFELSEDFMAQMTIEQLKTQLGQFGVTPQQMFEQMNVTLNRMKAELEKTP
- a CDS encoding transglycosylase domain-containing protein codes for the protein MSSRTFEDKQPQEQASSGFEFFKGVGQVTGATLLSITLLTSSIVAGGLVGLATSFRNLPDVRQLRNFSPSETTYIYDIKGKLLTRFHGEANREVVPLDRISPNLKRAVLASEDSHFYTHHGINPTGVGRAVVVNLVAGGVKEGGSTITMQLVKNLFLSQKRAFTRKLAEAVLAIRLEQILNKDQILEMYLNQVYWGHNNYGVQTAARSYFNKSAEFLTLGESAMMAGLIQAPEEFSPFASMKLAKLKQKEVLGRMLELTWITQKEYDDALKQEIKLGRIRSFQGSASPYITNAVAQELAKKFGRDALLKGGMRVQTTVDAKFQEMAEGTVAKWHKTLLGQGLYKNQIALVAVDPRTHFVKALVGGVDSKASEFNRATQAQRQPGSAFKPFVYYAAFATGKYTPDSTVVDSPVSYRDGNGWYFPRNYDGGFSGAMSIRTALAQSRNIPVIKLGKTVGMNRVIEICRTLGIMSPMEPVTSLPLGAIGVTPLEMASAYATFANYGWQSPPTVIVRVTDSSGNVLLDNTPKPQRVLDPWASAAIIDVMQSVVTSGTGKGAAIDRPVAGKTGTTSSEKDIWFVGTVPQLTTAVWIGRDDNRQLSSGATGGGMVAPIWRDFMIKALKDVPVEKFKSPSQFSRPKSN